One stretch of Clavibacter californiensis DNA includes these proteins:
- a CDS encoding CDGSH iron-sulfur domain-containing protein has translation MSATSADDAPASGRAPARSTAPEAARIIAYPDGPLLVRGDFEIVDPEGRPIPRTRSTVALCRCGVSSIKPYCDGTHRLVGFRTDPPAPAAE, from the coding sequence GTGAGCGCGACGTCCGCGGACGACGCGCCCGCGTCGGGCCGGGCGCCCGCACGATCGACCGCTCCCGAGGCCGCGCGCATCATCGCGTATCCCGACGGCCCGCTGCTCGTCCGCGGCGACTTCGAGATCGTGGACCCCGAGGGCCGCCCGATCCCGCGGACGCGCAGCACGGTCGCGCTCTGCCGCTGCGGCGTCTCGTCGATCAAGCCCTACTGCGACGGCACGCATCGACTGGTCGGCTTCCGCACGGATCCGCCCGCGCCCGCCGCGGAGTGA
- the ypfJ gene encoding KPN_02809 family neutral zinc metallopeptidase, with the protein MTFDDDARIDSSKVTRRRGGRGRTTGIAAGGGGLLVVVAVILVQQLTGVDLSQLVDGTGGAGGADSSQGQDEAIEGCTTGAEANASVECRMAGAADSLDTYWTTAASEVGVASYASPGFSLFDAATSTGCGEATSATGPFYCPPDRRLFVDVTFFDELRTRFGASGGPLAQMYVVGHEWGHHIQQLSGAFDRADRSGTGPDSDSVRLEVQADCYAGAWVGAAAEVRDDTGTAFLEPVSATEVADALDAAAAVGDDRIQAKAGGGVDPDTWTHGSAEQRQRWFEAGRAGGPTACDTFSVPGSAL; encoded by the coding sequence ATGACCTTCGACGACGACGCCCGCATCGACAGCAGCAAGGTCACGCGGCGTCGCGGCGGCAGGGGACGCACGACTGGCATCGCGGCCGGCGGCGGCGGGCTCCTGGTGGTGGTCGCGGTGATACTCGTGCAGCAGCTCACGGGCGTCGACCTGTCGCAGCTCGTCGACGGGACCGGCGGCGCGGGCGGCGCGGACTCGTCGCAGGGGCAGGACGAGGCGATCGAGGGCTGCACGACCGGCGCGGAGGCGAACGCGAGCGTCGAGTGCCGGATGGCGGGCGCGGCCGACTCGCTCGACACCTACTGGACGACCGCGGCATCCGAGGTCGGCGTCGCCTCCTACGCCAGCCCGGGCTTCTCCCTGTTCGACGCCGCGACGAGCACCGGATGCGGCGAGGCGACGAGCGCCACCGGCCCGTTCTACTGCCCGCCGGATCGGCGCCTCTTCGTCGACGTCACCTTCTTCGACGAGCTGCGCACGCGCTTCGGCGCCTCGGGCGGGCCGCTCGCGCAGATGTACGTCGTCGGGCACGAGTGGGGCCACCACATCCAGCAGCTCTCGGGCGCGTTCGACCGCGCCGACCGGAGCGGGACGGGACCGGACTCCGACTCGGTGCGGCTCGAGGTGCAGGCCGACTGCTACGCGGGCGCATGGGTAGGCGCGGCCGCCGAGGTGCGGGACGACACGGGGACCGCGTTCCTCGAGCCCGTGTCCGCGACCGAGGTGGCGGACGCGCTCGACGCCGCGGCCGCCGTGGGCGACGACCGCATCCAGGCGAAGGCGGGCGGAGGGGTGGATCCGGACACCTGGACGCACGGGTCGGCCGAGCAGCGTCAGCGCTGGTTCGAGGCCGGTCGCGCCGGCGGCCCCACGGCGTGCGACACGTTCTCGGTCCCGGGCAGCGCGCTCTAG
- a CDS encoding DNA alkylation repair protein, which produces MTEDAEFVAAALEREGAWYRAEAERERLRSDLEFVGASVGAVRGTVRDLGRRRPGMTRDEAAALASELWRSRVYERRLAAVVLLQEHVDALDNGDLTRIEGFVRDARLRALVDPLALDVIGPLVERLAGAARARADQALDRWAGEADVWLRRAALLSSTRPLRAGGGDWDGFLRRARTAQAAPRGGHDVVREAVERVRDIVAETRPDLA; this is translated from the coding sequence ATGACCGAGGATGCCGAGTTCGTCGCGGCGGCCCTCGAGCGGGAGGGCGCGTGGTACCGCGCCGAGGCGGAGCGGGAGCGGCTGCGCTCCGACCTGGAGTTCGTGGGCGCGTCCGTCGGCGCCGTGCGCGGGACGGTGCGCGACCTGGGCCGGCGGCGGCCGGGCATGACCCGGGACGAGGCCGCCGCCCTCGCGTCCGAGCTGTGGCGGTCGCGCGTCTACGAGCGGAGGCTCGCGGCCGTCGTGCTGCTCCAGGAGCACGTCGACGCGCTCGACAACGGCGACCTGACGCGCATCGAGGGCTTCGTGCGGGACGCGCGGCTGCGCGCGCTCGTGGATCCGCTCGCCCTCGACGTCATCGGCCCGCTCGTCGAGCGGCTGGCCGGTGCCGCGCGCGCCCGGGCCGACCAGGCGCTCGACCGCTGGGCGGGCGAGGCGGACGTGTGGCTCCGCCGGGCGGCCCTGCTCTCGTCGACGCGTCCGCTCCGGGCCGGCGGCGGCGACTGGGACGGGTTCCTCCGTCGCGCCCGCACCGCGCAGGCGGCCCCTCGCGGTGGGCACGACGTGGTGCGCGAGGCGGTCGAGCGCGTGCGGGACATCGTCGCCGAGACACGACCTGATCTCGCCTGA
- a CDS encoding NAD-dependent epimerase/dehydratase family protein, with protein MRVVVIGATGNLGTGVLRRLHAAGAEIVGVARRMPDASLEPYSAVTWRLADIGAAGAVSGLAATMRGADAVIHLGWALQPNHRERVMHRTNVIGTAHVLEAVAQAGVPQVVVASSVGAYSAAPKDRPRDDTWPTGGIHTSHYSRHKAENERAMDAFEQAHPEIVVTRMRPGLVMHDEAAAEIAGLFLGRWIPTRWLGLATRTPVLPLPRELVSQVVHNEDVADAFWRAVERRAPGAFNVAADPVVDPALVGRLLDARVVTVPLPALRALVSASWRLRVQRTDPGWIDIAANVPVMSTARTREVLGWVPTHTAEEVLVEFGRAFVHRTGREGSAPLAG; from the coding sequence ATGCGCGTCGTCGTCATCGGAGCGACCGGGAACCTCGGCACCGGGGTGCTGCGCCGCCTCCACGCCGCAGGCGCCGAGATCGTGGGCGTCGCCCGGCGCATGCCCGACGCCTCCCTCGAGCCGTACTCCGCGGTCACCTGGCGCCTCGCCGACATCGGTGCGGCGGGCGCGGTCTCGGGGCTCGCCGCCACCATGCGCGGCGCCGACGCCGTGATCCACCTCGGCTGGGCGCTGCAGCCGAACCACCGCGAGCGCGTGATGCACCGCACCAACGTCATCGGGACGGCGCACGTGCTCGAGGCCGTCGCCCAGGCGGGCGTCCCGCAGGTGGTCGTCGCCTCGTCGGTCGGCGCGTACAGCGCGGCGCCGAAGGACCGGCCGCGCGACGATACGTGGCCCACCGGCGGGATCCACACCTCCCACTACTCCCGGCACAAGGCCGAGAACGAGCGCGCGATGGACGCGTTCGAGCAGGCGCACCCGGAGATCGTCGTGACGCGCATGCGGCCCGGGCTCGTGATGCACGACGAGGCTGCGGCCGAGATCGCCGGGCTCTTCCTCGGGCGCTGGATCCCGACCCGCTGGCTCGGCCTCGCCACCCGCACCCCGGTGCTGCCGCTCCCCCGCGAGCTGGTCTCGCAGGTCGTGCACAACGAGGACGTCGCGGACGCGTTCTGGCGCGCGGTGGAGCGGCGCGCTCCGGGAGCGTTCAACGTCGCGGCGGATCCGGTCGTCGACCCCGCGCTCGTCGGCCGCCTGCTCGACGCGCGCGTCGTGACGGTGCCGCTTCCGGCGCTCCGCGCGCTCGTGTCGGCCAGCTGGCGGCTGCGCGTTCAGCGGACGGATCCGGGCTGGATCGACATCGCCGCGAACGTGCCCGTCATGTCGACCGCGCGCACCCGCGAGGTGCTGGGCTGGGTGCCGACGCACACGGCGGAGGAGGTCCTGGTCGAGTTCGGCCGCGCCTTCGTGCACCGCACCGGGCGCGAGGGCTCGGCGCCGCTCGCCGGATGA
- a CDS encoding DUF2017 family protein: MRAFRARPDGTVAAHLEPHEVAMLRGLLGELRGILDEGASPGGATDGAAPSPVVARLLPDAYPDDAEASAEFRRFTASDLSDAKAANATAVEATLAEADARGAGRRGLLVVLDPTGAQAWLRTLNDLRLAISVPLRIDEADGWRDRAPQESASLYDWLTFAQGSLIEAVDR; the protein is encoded by the coding sequence GTGAGGGCCTTCCGCGCGCGCCCCGACGGCACGGTCGCCGCGCACCTCGAGCCGCACGAGGTCGCCATGCTGCGCGGCCTGCTCGGCGAGCTCCGCGGGATCCTGGACGAGGGCGCCTCGCCCGGCGGCGCCACGGACGGCGCCGCCCCCTCCCCCGTCGTCGCGCGCCTGCTGCCCGACGCGTACCCGGACGACGCCGAGGCGTCCGCCGAGTTCCGGCGCTTCACGGCGTCGGACCTCAGCGACGCGAAGGCCGCGAACGCGACCGCGGTGGAGGCGACGCTGGCGGAGGCCGACGCGCGCGGGGCCGGCCGGCGCGGGCTGCTCGTGGTGCTGGATCCGACGGGCGCGCAGGCCTGGCTCCGCACCCTCAACGACCTCCGGCTCGCGATCTCCGTGCCGCTGCGCATCGACGAGGCGGACGGCTGGCGCGACCGCGCGCCGCAGGAGAGCGCGAGCCTGTACGACTGGCTGACGTTCGCGCAGGGATCGCTCATCGAGGCCGTCGACCGCTGA
- the clpS gene encoding ATP-dependent Clp protease adapter ClpS has translation MTTTTADARASRLLPAARRAADPPAGDPGSGTRTGSDTSLLERASTPPVWSCVVWNDPVNLMTYVSYVFRSYFGFPRERADELMLRVHEDGRAVVATGIREEIERHVLAMHGYGLWATLERVDA, from the coding sequence ATGACCACGACCACCGCGGACGCGCGGGCCTCCCGCCTCCTCCCCGCCGCTCGCCGCGCCGCCGACCCGCCCGCGGGCGACCCCGGCTCGGGGACCCGCACGGGATCCGACACCAGCCTGCTCGAGCGCGCGTCGACCCCGCCTGTCTGGAGCTGCGTGGTCTGGAACGACCCCGTCAACCTCATGACCTACGTCTCGTACGTGTTCCGCAGCTACTTCGGCTTCCCCCGCGAGCGCGCCGACGAGCTCATGCTCCGCGTGCACGAGGACGGCCGGGCGGTCGTCGCCACGGGGATCCGCGAGGAGATCGAGCGCCACGTCCTGGCGATGCACGGCTACGGCCTGTGGGCCACGCTCGAGCGGGTGGACGCGTGA
- a CDS encoding response regulator transcription factor gives MTDSITPVRVLIVDDQALVRMGFRMVLDAEPGIEVVGEAADGRAAVERTGTLAPDIVLMDVRMPGMDGIDATAEIVARHPATRVIVLTTFDLDEYAFAGLRAGASGFLVKDTRPEHLMEAIRAVADGDAAISPRVTRRMIELLGPTMPATGGAAGTGEGAADPRLRPLTARELEVLTALAEGLTNQEIAGRLYLSESTVKTHVGRVLAKLEVRDRVQAVILAYDCGLVRPGA, from the coding sequence ATGACCGACAGCATCACCCCCGTCCGCGTGCTCATCGTGGACGACCAGGCGCTCGTGCGCATGGGCTTCCGCATGGTGCTCGACGCCGAGCCCGGGATCGAGGTGGTGGGCGAGGCCGCCGACGGCCGCGCGGCCGTGGAGCGCACGGGCACCCTCGCCCCCGACATCGTGCTCATGGACGTGCGGATGCCCGGGATGGACGGCATCGACGCCACCGCCGAGATCGTCGCCCGCCACCCGGCGACGCGCGTCATCGTGCTGACCACGTTCGACCTCGACGAGTACGCGTTCGCCGGGCTGCGCGCCGGCGCGAGCGGGTTCCTGGTGAAGGACACCCGGCCGGAGCACCTGATGGAGGCGATCCGCGCGGTCGCCGACGGCGACGCCGCCATCTCGCCCCGGGTCACCCGGCGCATGATCGAGCTGCTCGGTCCGACGATGCCCGCGACCGGCGGAGCGGCCGGCACGGGCGAGGGCGCCGCCGATCCACGCCTGCGACCGCTGACCGCGCGCGAGCTGGAGGTGCTCACGGCGCTGGCCGAGGGGCTCACCAACCAGGAGATCGCCGGACGCCTGTACCTGTCGGAGTCGACGGTGAAGACGCACGTGGGCCGGGTGCTCGCCAAGCTCGAGGTGCGGGATCGCGTGCAGGCAGTGATCCTCGCCTACGACTGCGGGCTCGTGCGGCCCGGCGCATGA
- a CDS encoding sensor histidine kinase: MARHPRAVDAVIAIAFTLLSVSAAPVVGSRSPGLAGGLALAAFSVLTGVALMFRRSRPVMVLAVSGAAAAAGALVSGAFDGGAVPLALYALAVYGSARHAWIGFGGVAVLIAVVAPATAGEGPMALSIASMLLINLILPLIATLIGINVGGRKRYVEALRDLAMQLARERDQQARLATAAERTRIAREIHDIVAHGITVMVTLADGAAASAVARPELARDAMREVAETGRTSLSEMRRMLGVLAEEPGTGDAAPPSLRAPQPGHADLAALVDSFRSTGLPVRFTSTGTPPDDPGRQLAVFRVVQESLTNVLRYAPNADRVEVKLDHRPEEIIVEVTDDDLTGPVVPPVPGSGRGLVGVAERMAVYGGSATAGRRDGGGWRVLATMPSGLHDVRPGDATRAPGPTYSPRLQEDR; encoded by the coding sequence ATGGCCCGGCACCCGCGAGCGGTCGACGCGGTCATCGCCATCGCGTTCACCCTGCTGTCGGTGAGCGCGGCTCCCGTCGTCGGGAGCAGATCCCCCGGCCTCGCCGGCGGCCTGGCGCTGGCGGCGTTCAGCGTCCTGACGGGCGTCGCCCTCATGTTCCGACGCAGCCGACCCGTCATGGTCCTCGCCGTCTCGGGGGCGGCGGCCGCCGCGGGCGCCCTCGTGTCCGGCGCCTTCGACGGCGGGGCCGTCCCGCTCGCGCTCTACGCGCTGGCCGTCTACGGGTCGGCCCGGCACGCGTGGATCGGGTTCGGCGGCGTCGCCGTCCTCATCGCGGTCGTCGCGCCGGCGACGGCGGGCGAGGGCCCCATGGCCCTGTCGATCGCCTCCATGCTCCTCATCAACCTGATCCTCCCGCTCATCGCGACGCTCATCGGGATCAACGTGGGCGGGCGCAAGCGCTACGTCGAGGCGCTGCGGGACCTCGCCATGCAGCTCGCCCGCGAGCGCGACCAGCAGGCGCGGCTCGCCACCGCGGCGGAACGGACGCGGATCGCGCGCGAGATTCACGACATCGTCGCCCACGGGATCACGGTCATGGTGACCCTCGCCGACGGGGCGGCCGCGAGCGCCGTCGCCCGACCGGAGCTCGCCCGCGACGCGATGCGCGAGGTCGCCGAGACCGGTCGCACCTCCCTGTCCGAGATGCGCCGCATGCTGGGCGTCCTCGCCGAGGAGCCCGGCACGGGCGACGCCGCCCCGCCGTCGCTCCGAGCTCCCCAACCCGGGCACGCCGACCTCGCCGCCCTGGTCGACTCGTTCCGCTCCACCGGCCTCCCGGTGCGCTTCACCAGCACGGGCACGCCGCCCGACGACCCGGGACGGCAGCTGGCCGTCTTCCGCGTCGTGCAGGAGTCGCTGACCAACGTGCTCAGGTACGCGCCGAACGCCGACCGGGTCGAGGTGAAGCTCGACCACCGTCCGGAGGAGATCATCGTCGAGGTCACGGACGACGACCTCACGGGACCCGTCGTGCCGCCCGTCCCCGGCAGCGGCCGCGGCCTCGTGGGCGTCGCGGAGCGCATGGCGGTGTACGGCGGCAGCGCGACCGCCGGACGACGCGATGGCGGCGGCTGGCGCGTGCTGGCCACCATGCCCAGCGGGCTCCACGACGTGCGACCGGGCGACGCGACCCGTGCCCCCGGACCCACCTACAGCCCCCGCCTCCAGGAGGACCGATGA
- a CDS encoding ABC transporter permease subunit, with protein MTATSTTYAPAPVSTGRPTLSRLMRSEWIKLRTLRSTVWCFALVFLLLAGFSALFTPFVVDQLRTQLSLPGVPATDLLLQVGLSGVTLSMLVAGVLGVLVISGEYSTGMIRSSFSAAPRRLGVVAAKAIVYTVVTFVITAIAVAAALLIARGYFASAGAEVDVLDGDFLLAALGGVLFVVLIGLMGFGFGLLLRNGAAGIGALVGLVLVVPIVGQLLGGVLDWVADLAPYFPLSAGNRLYSMATGAPGELEFWQALLVMLGWVAVILVPAMVLARKRDA; from the coding sequence ATGACCGCCACCAGCACGACCTACGCGCCCGCACCGGTGTCCACGGGTCGGCCCACGCTCTCCCGCCTGATGCGCTCCGAGTGGATCAAGCTCCGGACGCTGCGGTCCACCGTCTGGTGCTTCGCGCTCGTCTTCCTCCTGCTCGCCGGCTTCTCGGCGCTCTTCACGCCGTTCGTCGTGGACCAGCTCCGGACGCAGCTGTCCCTCCCCGGAGTCCCCGCGACGGACCTGCTCCTCCAGGTGGGCCTCAGCGGCGTCACCCTGTCGATGCTCGTCGCCGGCGTGCTCGGCGTGCTGGTGATCAGCGGCGAGTACTCGACCGGAATGATCCGCTCGTCCTTCAGCGCCGCGCCGCGCCGCCTGGGCGTCGTCGCCGCGAAGGCGATCGTCTACACGGTGGTGACGTTCGTCATCACCGCGATCGCGGTGGCCGCCGCGCTCCTCATCGCCCGCGGGTACTTCGCGTCCGCCGGCGCCGAGGTCGACGTGCTGGACGGCGACTTCCTGCTCGCGGCCCTCGGCGGCGTGCTCTTCGTCGTGCTCATCGGCCTGATGGGCTTCGGCTTCGGACTGCTGCTGCGCAACGGCGCGGCGGGGATCGGCGCCCTCGTCGGCCTCGTGCTCGTCGTGCCGATCGTCGGCCAGCTGCTCGGCGGCGTGCTCGACTGGGTCGCGGATCTCGCGCCGTACTTCCCCCTGAGCGCCGGCAACCGGCTCTACAGCATGGCCACGGGAGCGCCCGGTGAGCTCGAGTTCTGGCAGGCGCTGCTCGTCATGCTCGGGTGGGTCGCCGTGATCCTGGTGCCCGCGATGGTCCTCGCCCGGAAGCGGGACGCCTGA
- a CDS encoding ABC transporter ATP-binding protein, with translation MIVAENLTKRYGAKTAVDGVSFTVQPGMVTGFLGPNGAGKSTTMRMIVGLDRPTSGTVTVNGRPYRDLQAPLHEVGALLDAKAVHTGRSAYNHLLAMAATHGIPRSRVDEVIEMTGLQPVAKKRVGGFSLGMGQRLGIAVALLGDPRTLILDEPVNGLDPEGVMWVRNITRYLAGQGRTVLLSSHLMSEMAQTADHLIVLGRGRVLADAPVAAVVAGATSGLVRVRSPHADQLGQAVARPDVVVTSVERDVIEITGLTAAQVGDAAMSAGVVLHELTPVTASLEDAYLSLTQGDVEYHSAAVGTTEQEIAR, from the coding sequence ATGATCGTCGCTGAGAACCTGACCAAGCGCTACGGCGCGAAGACCGCCGTGGACGGCGTGAGCTTCACCGTCCAGCCGGGCATGGTGACCGGATTCCTCGGTCCGAACGGCGCCGGCAAGTCCACCACGATGCGCATGATCGTGGGTCTCGACCGCCCCACGTCCGGCACGGTGACCGTCAACGGCCGCCCCTACCGCGACCTCCAGGCCCCGCTCCACGAGGTCGGCGCGCTCCTCGACGCCAAGGCCGTCCACACGGGCCGCTCCGCCTACAACCACCTGCTCGCGATGGCGGCCACGCACGGGATCCCGCGCTCGCGGGTGGACGAGGTCATCGAGATGACGGGCCTGCAGCCGGTCGCCAAGAAGCGCGTCGGCGGCTTCTCCCTCGGCATGGGACAGCGCCTCGGCATCGCCGTCGCCCTCCTCGGGGACCCGCGCACGCTGATCCTCGACGAGCCCGTCAACGGCCTCGACCCCGAGGGCGTCATGTGGGTGCGCAACATCACCCGCTACCTCGCCGGCCAGGGACGCACCGTCCTCCTCTCCTCGCACCTCATGAGCGAGATGGCGCAGACGGCCGACCACCTCATCGTCCTCGGGCGAGGTCGCGTGCTCGCCGACGCGCCCGTCGCGGCGGTCGTCGCGGGGGCCACGAGCGGCCTCGTCCGCGTCCGCTCCCCGCACGCCGACCAGCTCGGCCAGGCGGTGGCGCGGCCGGACGTCGTGGTCACCAGCGTCGAGCGCGACGTGATCGAGATCACCGGCCTCACGGCCGCGCAGGTCGGCGACGCGGCGATGTCCGCGGGTGTCGTGCTGCACGAGCTCACGCCCGTCACCGCGTCCCTCGAGGACGCCTACCTGTCGCTCACGCAGGGCGACGTCGAGTACCACAGCGCCGCAGTCGGCACGACCGAGCAGGAGATCGCACGATGA
- a CDS encoding aminotransferase class I/II-fold pyridoxal phosphate-dependent enzyme has protein sequence MTIPGAWVRAARGAMLLTPDGMPGTTVFAEMSALAAATGAINLGQGFPDEDGPREVLEAARAAISAGMNQYPPGRGTPELRSAIAAHQARFYGLAVDPDTEVLVTAGATEALSATLLALVEEGDEVVTLEPFYDAYGALISLARGIHRTVPLRAPDFQPQLDDLRRVITDRTRVILLNDPHNPTGTVLSREVRELVVELAVAHDAVIVTDEVYEHLVFDAPHVPVATLPGARERTVTISSGGKTFRTTGWKVGWLTAPAPLVSAILAVKQFLTFVNGAPFQPAIATGLALPDAVYEEIADDLGWKRDVLAAGLTAAGFRIHLPAAGYFIVADAAPLGFPDARELCLRLPQLAGVVGVPLSAFCHAPLAAEHASLVRFAFCKRIDVLEEAARRLGALAAGTA, from the coding sequence ATGACGATTCCCGGCGCGTGGGTGCGCGCGGCCCGTGGGGCGATGCTGCTGACGCCGGACGGGATGCCGGGCACCACCGTGTTCGCGGAGATGAGCGCGCTGGCCGCGGCGACCGGCGCGATCAACCTCGGTCAGGGGTTCCCCGACGAGGACGGGCCCCGCGAGGTGCTCGAGGCCGCCCGTGCCGCGATCTCGGCCGGCATGAACCAGTACCCGCCGGGGCGCGGCACGCCGGAGCTGCGGTCGGCGATCGCTGCGCACCAGGCGCGCTTCTACGGTCTCGCCGTGGATCCGGATACGGAGGTCCTCGTCACCGCCGGCGCGACCGAGGCCCTCTCCGCCACGTTGCTCGCGCTGGTCGAGGAGGGCGACGAGGTCGTGACGCTCGAGCCGTTCTACGACGCGTACGGGGCGCTCATCTCGCTGGCCCGCGGGATCCACCGGACCGTGCCGCTGCGCGCCCCCGACTTCCAGCCCCAGCTCGACGACCTCCGCCGGGTCATCACCGACCGCACCCGCGTGATCCTCCTCAACGACCCGCACAACCCCACCGGCACGGTGCTCAGCCGCGAGGTGCGGGAGCTCGTGGTCGAGCTCGCCGTCGCGCACGACGCGGTGATCGTCACGGACGAGGTCTACGAGCACCTCGTCTTCGACGCACCCCACGTGCCCGTCGCGACGCTGCCCGGGGCGCGCGAGCGCACGGTGACGATCTCCTCGGGCGGCAAGACGTTCCGCACCACGGGGTGGAAGGTCGGCTGGCTGACCGCGCCCGCCCCGCTCGTGTCGGCGATCCTCGCGGTGAAGCAGTTCCTGACCTTCGTGAACGGGGCGCCGTTCCAGCCCGCCATCGCGACCGGCCTCGCGCTGCCCGACGCGGTGTACGAGGAGATCGCGGACGACCTCGGGTGGAAGCGCGACGTCCTCGCGGCGGGCCTGACCGCGGCGGGCTTCCGGATCCACCTGCCCGCCGCCGGGTACTTCATCGTCGCGGACGCGGCCCCGCTCGGCTTCCCCGACGCCCGCGAGCTGTGCCTGCGCCTCCCGCAGCTGGCCGGCGTCGTCGGCGTGCCGCTGTCCGCCTTCTGCCATGCGCCGCTCGCCGCGGAGCACGCGTCCCTCGTGCGGTTCGCCTTCTGCAAGCGGATCGACGTCCTCGAGGAGGCGGCGAGGCGGCTCGGCGCGCTAGCGGCAGGGACCGCCTGA
- a CDS encoding S1C family serine protease produces MTDRSHGDDEHEGGREAAGRAEGSSTGATSSDAPQSRDEGSAWPAPAGPAAASHPAPTAPTAPTTSDQQDTLAYGTAASTDHAAPAPLGGAAAAGSEQVGDTTTAPPKKKPNKALPLVAMLAVGALIGGAAGGLTTWAIAHDDVSTQSVSQSPANITVNDPDNATPITAVAAKVSGSVVTIEVAGAQAGGTGSGVVLSSDGYILTNTHVVTLDGQTGDATIQVKTADGALYTAKLVGTDPVVDLAVIKLDNASGLTPIEFADSSKLNVGDTAIAIGAPLGLSGTVTDGIVSALDRSIQVASSAAPATPGDGSQSDETPFNFWPFGNEGQGGQGGSGGEGGQGGSGAQGQASANINLAVIQTDAAINPGNSGGALLDGDGKLIGVNVAIANAGGTSSTAGSIGVGFAIPSNLAKRVGQEIIQNGKASHGLLGASVRDVASGDSTTPVGGAFIAEVQSGGAAASAGLKQGDIVTAIGSIPISKASDLTAQVRALAGGSAAELTVIRGGQKQKVDVTLGTLEQ; encoded by the coding sequence ATGACCGACAGAAGCCACGGCGACGACGAGCACGAGGGCGGCCGCGAGGCAGCCGGCCGAGCCGAGGGCTCCTCGACGGGTGCGACGTCGTCCGATGCCCCTCAGTCGCGCGACGAAGGATCGGCCTGGCCGGCGCCCGCCGGCCCCGCGGCCGCGTCCCATCCCGCGCCGACCGCGCCGACCGCGCCGACCACGTCGGATCAGCAGGACACCCTCGCCTACGGAACGGCAGCATCGACCGACCACGCGGCGCCCGCGCCTCTCGGTGGCGCTGCGGCGGCGGGATCCGAGCAGGTCGGCGACACCACGACCGCTCCTCCCAAGAAGAAGCCGAACAAGGCACTGCCCCTCGTCGCCATGCTGGCCGTCGGGGCACTCATCGGCGGTGCCGCAGGCGGTCTCACCACCTGGGCCATCGCACACGACGACGTCTCGACCCAGTCGGTCAGCCAGTCGCCCGCGAACATCACGGTCAACGACCCGGACAACGCGACGCCCATCACGGCCGTCGCCGCCAAGGTGTCCGGCTCGGTCGTCACCATCGAGGTGGCCGGTGCGCAGGCCGGCGGCACGGGCTCGGGGGTGGTGCTCTCCAGCGACGGCTACATCCTCACCAACACCCACGTGGTGACGCTCGACGGCCAGACCGGCGACGCCACCATCCAGGTGAAGACCGCGGACGGGGCCCTCTACACGGCGAAGCTCGTCGGCACGGATCCCGTCGTCGACCTCGCCGTCATCAAGCTCGACAACGCGAGCGGTCTCACGCCCATCGAGTTCGCCGACTCGTCGAAGCTCAACGTCGGCGACACCGCCATCGCCATCGGTGCCCCTCTGGGGCTCTCCGGCACCGTCACCGACGGCATCGTCAGCGCCCTCGACCGGAGCATCCAGGTCGCGTCATCGGCGGCCCCGGCGACACCGGGCGACGGCAGCCAGAGCGACGAGACGCCGTTCAACTTCTGGCCCTTCGGAAACGAGGGCCAGGGTGGCCAGGGCGGTTCCGGCGGCGAGGGTGGCCAGGGCGGTTCCGGTGCTCAGGGCCAGGCCTCGGCGAACATCAACCTCGCGGTGATCCAGACCGACGCGGCCATCAACCCCGGCAACTCGGGCGGTGCGCTCCTCGACGGCGACGGCAAGCTCATCGGCGTCAACGTCGCCATCGCGAACGCGGGCGGCACCAGCTCCACCGCCGGCAGCATCGGCGTCGGCTTCGCCATCCCGTCGAACCTCGCGAAGCGCGTCGGTCAGGAGATCATCCAGAACGGCAAGGCGTCCCACGGTCTCCTCGGGGCGAGCGTCCGCGACGTCGCCAGCGGCGACTCGACCACCCCGGTCGGCGGCGCCTTCATCGCCGAGGTCCAGAGCGGTGGCGCGGCGGCTTCTGCGGGGCTGAAGCAGGGGGACATCGTGACCGCCATCGGCAGCATCCCGATCAGCAAGGCCAGCGACCTCACGGCTCAGGTGCGAGCCCTCGCCGGCGGCAGCGCCGCGGAGCTCACCGTCATCCGCGGTGGGCAGAAGCAGAAGGTGGACGTCACGCTCGGCACGCTGGAGCAGTAG